A genomic segment from Geitlerinema sp. PCC 7407 encodes:
- a CDS encoding ATP-binding protein, with product MAVGGSAEMPAVMVQALSVRPDLLMALTDREGQIEWVNQTFAERTGLPTEDLAGKLFFKALMPCAVGGEQQAYIQERLYQGAAFKVELTCVSCEQSEFWLLVDAQPIRDEQGEVCRYSLLATDITTRKQMEQAFDRTRQRLKRLVESVQMVPWEAEVATHRFTYVGPRAAELLDYDLATWYGSHFWLDHVHPEDLPHIPYHDPATLLDQDDYVVEYRLRSGDGRWVWVKDIVTVLRQAGKPTQLIGFLLEINDRKRAELALHEAKVKLEEANEVLELRVQQRTAALQQEKEKSEQALRDLQTIQTQLIQAEKMSSLGQMIAGIAHEINNPVGSLVGNLKPAETYIQDLFRLLREYQRYCPAPDPAIARLMEEIELDFVQEDLPKLMRSMKEAVRRIQSISYSMKTFVRSDTCDKVEFEVHEGLNSTLMLLQNRLKAQSDRPAIEVVKHYGELPAIYCFPGQLNQVFMNLMVNAIDALEENNQGLTYAEIAKHPNQISLSTSVLDTSAVVISIRDNGPGMPEEVQQRLFDYMFTTKPVGYGTGLGLSISRQIVEEKHGGKLSFLSAVGKGTEFIIQLPLG from the coding sequence ATGGCGGTTGGTGGATCGGCTGAAATGCCTGCGGTGATGGTTCAGGCCCTCTCGGTACGCCCCGACTTGCTCATGGCGCTGACCGATCGTGAAGGGCAAATCGAGTGGGTTAACCAAACTTTTGCAGAGCGAACGGGACTGCCAACGGAGGACTTGGCGGGAAAGTTGTTCTTCAAGGCGCTAATGCCCTGTGCCGTTGGGGGTGAGCAGCAGGCCTATATCCAAGAGCGCCTCTACCAGGGAGCTGCCTTCAAGGTCGAGCTGACCTGCGTCTCCTGCGAGCAGTCGGAGTTTTGGCTGCTGGTGGACGCCCAGCCGATTCGAGATGAGCAGGGTGAGGTTTGTCGCTACTCGCTGCTGGCGACGGACATCACGACGCGCAAGCAAATGGAGCAGGCCTTCGATCGCACCCGCCAGCGCCTCAAGCGCCTGGTGGAAAGCGTCCAGATGGTGCCCTGGGAAGCAGAGGTGGCCACCCATCGCTTTACCTACGTGGGGCCGCGAGCGGCGGAACTGCTGGACTACGACCTGGCCACCTGGTACGGCTCCCACTTCTGGCTCGATCATGTCCATCCCGAGGACTTGCCCCACATTCCCTACCACGATCCGGCGACGCTGCTCGATCAAGATGACTACGTGGTGGAGTATCGGCTGCGCTCTGGGGATGGCCGCTGGGTCTGGGTGAAGGACATCGTGACGGTGCTGCGGCAGGCGGGCAAGCCGACGCAGCTGATTGGCTTTTTGCTGGAGATCAACGATCGCAAACGGGCAGAGCTGGCGCTCCACGAGGCGAAGGTGAAACTGGAGGAGGCGAACGAGGTGCTGGAGCTGCGGGTGCAGCAGCGGACGGCGGCCCTGCAACAGGAAAAAGAGAAGTCTGAGCAGGCGCTGCGGGATCTGCAAACGATTCAAACCCAGCTGATCCAGGCCGAAAAAATGTCGAGTCTGGGCCAGATGATCGCGGGGATTGCCCACGAAATCAACAATCCAGTGGGCTCCCTGGTGGGCAATCTGAAGCCAGCGGAAACCTATATTCAGGATCTGTTTCGGCTGCTGCGGGAGTACCAGCGGTACTGTCCGGCCCCAGATCCGGCGATCGCCCGCTTGATGGAGGAGATCGAGCTGGACTTTGTCCAGGAGGATTTGCCAAAGCTGATGCGATCGATGAAGGAGGCCGTCAGGCGCATCCAGAGCATTAGCTACTCTATGAAGACCTTTGTGCGCAGCGACACCTGCGACAAGGTGGAGTTCGAGGTCCACGAAGGGCTCAACAGCACCCTGATGCTGCTGCAAAACCGCCTCAAGGCCCAGAGCGATCGCCCTGCGATCGAGGTGGTCAAGCACTATGGCGAGTTGCCCGCCATCTACTGCTTTCCGGGCCAGCTCAACCAGGTCTTTATGAACCTCATGGTCAACGCCATCGACGCCCTAGAGGAGAACAACCAGGGGCTGACCTACGCCGAAATTGCCAAGCACCCCAACCAAATTTCCCTGTCGACCTCGGTGCTAGACACCTCGGCGGTGGTGATTTCGATTCGGGATAATGGCCCCGGCATGCCCGAGGAGGTGCAGCAGCGCCTGTTTGACTATATGTTTACCACCAAGCCCGTGGGCTACGGGACCGGGCTGGGCCTGTCGATTTCCCGACAGATCGTAGAGGAGAAGCACGGCGGCAAGCTGAGCTTTCTGTCGGCGGTGGGCAAGGGAACGGAGTTTATCATTCAGTTGCCGCTAGGCTAG
- the cobO gene encoding cob(I)yrinic acid a,c-diamide adenosyltransferase: MTTNPRPELDQNLESGYLSEGTATLSEEQYRKKMERRKSVQEERLAARSLEKGLVIVHTGDGKGKTTAALGMVMRALGHGYRVGIVQFIKGAWEPAEKAVLGRWADQLTFQAMGEGFTWETQDRQRDAALAQEAWSTALDLIRDPAYRLVLLDEVNIALKLGYLTVEQVLAGLTEKPADSHVILTGRGAPAALIEQADLVTEMKLVKHPFREQGVKAQPGIEF; encoded by the coding sequence ATGACCACCAACCCCCGTCCAGAGCTAGACCAAAACTTGGAGTCGGGATATCTCTCGGAGGGCACTGCCACCCTCAGCGAAGAGCAGTATCGCAAGAAAATGGAGCGTCGCAAAAGCGTTCAAGAAGAGCGCCTAGCGGCCCGCTCCCTCGAAAAAGGCCTCGTCATCGTGCACACCGGCGACGGCAAGGGCAAAACCACCGCCGCCCTGGGCATGGTGATGCGCGCCCTGGGCCACGGCTACCGAGTCGGCATCGTCCAGTTCATCAAGGGCGCCTGGGAGCCCGCCGAGAAAGCCGTCCTGGGGCGCTGGGCAGACCAGCTCACCTTTCAGGCCATGGGAGAAGGCTTCACCTGGGAAACCCAGGACCGCCAGCGGGATGCGGCCCTGGCCCAGGAGGCCTGGTCGACGGCCCTGGACCTCATTCGCGACCCGGCCTATCGGCTGGTGCTGCTCGATGAGGTGAACATCGCCCTCAAGCTGGGCTATCTCACGGTGGAGCAGGTGCTGGCGGGGCTGACCGAAAAGCCGGCAGACTCTCACGTGATTTTGACGGGTCGGGGAGCGCCCGCGGCCCTGATCGAGCAGGCGGACCTCGTCACCGAAATGAAGCTGGTGAAACATCCCTTCCGCGAGCAGGGAGTCAAAGCTCAGCCCGGCATCGAATTCTAA
- a CDS encoding AAA family ATPase, giving the protein MQILSLTLTNFKSYSDCHFEFQRGTNAICGENGAGKTSILEAIAWVLFDHSDYVKADLIRRGQTSAQVAVSLLSGKDGRVYEVRRCTQNGYKIYDPDLKATLDLRKVDEEVLPWLQEHLGLNSNIGLAELFASTIGIPQGTFTADFLKRPNDRRKVFDPILKVEEYKQAYEKTNPLRKYIEDQVADLERAIAQYDEVLQDWESLRESHSGLQQAILQDEAVLKACDQELAALQAQKNELTAQSEKIRQLADQQQQLTAQIEGKNQTNQLLKLSLERSQQAAAICQANQSGYQTFLAAEASLQALEQDQRQRQQLWQEREAEQRSLDQSEIQLKVLTTQQEELRQRQQELDALKPLVDQQRTLEEQREAIAQALQACQRDILEQTSAQQQILRLKTDLAQVEAELERLQSLQGLVDQIPALEQQCQDWQSQLGRLGAAQQFTADLQRIVAAATGQRQTQSEAIAQAATGLEEISQALPLFSGPVETAIATLHDTLALHGQLVTEVQSILTDLTAQTDVSRLEQQLQDAQAQLAIAYQHQAAYGGRSALETKHADILAELTALQQRLKFLQHQLEQQPDLEQRQTQIAQDLAALANPQARSQILRQSLQQQPALTEKIQAIHQEQDQIQQRLQKLQQQLDVFVDLEQQLALQQQQRQAHQLAYQSYLQHEQDARSVAELSQKLAAAEAELVSLTQGRSRAQETWEALVAAYDPAQLAMVEQSFQSVQSRKDQLVGGLPEKRKELQRLERELAERAAIATQRDIAQAELGRQQQVRQFIADAREFYRQAGPRITEFYLAEISREADRLFRELLNRPNVALEWTEDYEIRVQEGGHWRGFRSLSGGEQMCAALAVRLALMKVLAEVDIAFFDEPTTNMDRARRQQLAEAIGNLRSFQQIFVISHDDTFESITENIIRVDRSE; this is encoded by the coding sequence ATGCAGATCCTCTCCCTGACCCTCACAAACTTTAAGTCCTACAGCGATTGCCACTTTGAGTTTCAGCGGGGCACCAACGCCATCTGCGGTGAAAATGGTGCGGGGAAGACGAGCATCTTGGAGGCGATCGCCTGGGTTCTGTTTGACCACAGCGACTACGTCAAGGCGGACTTGATTCGCCGGGGGCAAACCAGCGCCCAGGTGGCCGTCAGCCTCTTGTCGGGCAAAGATGGCCGGGTGTACGAGGTGCGGCGCTGCACCCAGAACGGCTACAAAATCTACGACCCCGACCTAAAAGCCACCCTCGATCTGCGCAAGGTGGATGAGGAGGTGCTGCCCTGGCTCCAGGAGCACCTGGGGCTCAACTCCAACATTGGTTTGGCGGAGCTGTTTGCCAGCACGATCGGGATTCCCCAGGGAACCTTTACGGCGGATTTTCTCAAGCGCCCCAACGATCGCCGCAAAGTCTTCGATCCGATCCTCAAGGTCGAGGAGTACAAGCAGGCCTACGAGAAAACCAATCCCCTGCGCAAGTACATCGAGGATCAGGTGGCGGATCTGGAGCGGGCGATCGCCCAGTACGACGAGGTGCTCCAGGACTGGGAGAGCCTGCGCGAGAGCCACAGCGGCTTGCAGCAGGCGATTTTGCAAGATGAGGCGGTCCTGAAAGCCTGCGACCAAGAATTGGCAGCGCTCCAGGCCCAAAAAAACGAGCTGACGGCCCAGTCCGAAAAAATTCGCCAGCTGGCCGATCAGCAGCAGCAGCTGACGGCCCAAATCGAGGGAAAAAACCAGACCAATCAGCTGCTCAAGCTATCCCTGGAGCGATCGCAGCAGGCGGCGGCCATCTGTCAGGCCAACCAATCGGGCTACCAGACGTTTTTGGCCGCCGAGGCGAGTCTGCAAGCCCTTGAGCAGGACCAGCGCCAGCGCCAGCAGCTCTGGCAGGAGCGCGAGGCGGAGCAGCGATCGCTCGACCAGTCTGAGATCCAGCTCAAGGTGCTGACCACCCAGCAAGAAGAGCTGCGCCAGCGCCAGCAGGAGCTCGATGCCCTCAAGCCCTTGGTAGATCAGCAGCGCACCCTCGAAGAGCAGCGCGAGGCGATCGCCCAGGCTCTGCAAGCCTGTCAGCGAGACATCCTAGAGCAAACCAGCGCCCAGCAGCAAATCCTGCGTCTCAAAACCGATCTGGCCCAGGTCGAGGCAGAGCTAGAGCGCTTGCAGAGCCTCCAGGGCCTAGTCGATCAGATTCCAGCCCTAGAGCAGCAGTGTCAGGACTGGCAATCCCAGCTGGGTCGCCTGGGAGCTGCTCAGCAGTTTACGGCGGACCTCCAGCGCATCGTGGCGGCGGCGACGGGCCAGCGGCAGACCCAGTCTGAGGCGATCGCCCAGGCGGCCACGGGCCTCGAGGAAATTTCCCAGGCGCTGCCGCTGTTTTCGGGACCGGTGGAAACGGCGATCGCGACGCTCCACGATACCCTGGCCCTGCACGGCCAGCTGGTGACCGAGGTCCAGAGCATCTTGACAGATCTGACGGCCCAAACCGACGTTTCCCGCCTCGAGCAGCAGCTCCAGGATGCCCAGGCCCAGCTGGCGATCGCCTACCAGCACCAGGCCGCCTACGGGGGCCGCTCCGCCCTAGAAACCAAGCACGCCGACATCTTGGCCGAGCTGACGGCCCTCCAGCAGCGCCTCAAATTCTTGCAGCACCAGCTCGAACAGCAGCCCGACCTCGAGCAGCGCCAGACCCAGATCGCCCAAGACCTGGCGGCCCTCGCCAATCCCCAGGCCCGCAGCCAGATCCTGCGTCAGTCCCTCCAGCAGCAGCCGGCCCTGACCGAAAAGATTCAGGCGATTCACCAGGAGCAAGACCAGATCCAGCAGCGCCTCCAGAAGCTTCAGCAGCAGCTCGACGTTTTTGTTGACCTCGAGCAGCAGCTCGCTCTCCAGCAGCAGCAGCGCCAAGCCCACCAGCTGGCCTACCAGTCCTATTTGCAGCACGAGCAGGACGCCCGCAGCGTCGCCGAGCTGAGTCAAAAGCTGGCCGCTGCGGAGGCCGAACTGGTGAGCCTGACCCAGGGGCGATCGCGCGCCCAAGAAACCTGGGAAGCCCTGGTGGCGGCCTACGACCCGGCCCAGCTGGCCATGGTGGAGCAGAGCTTCCAGTCGGTGCAGAGCCGCAAGGACCAGCTGGTGGGCGGCCTGCCCGAAAAGCGCAAAGAGCTCCAGCGCCTCGAGCGCGAACTGGCTGAGCGAGCGGCGATCGCCACCCAGCGCGACATTGCCCAGGCCGAGCTGGGACGCCAGCAGCAAGTGCGCCAGTTCATCGCCGATGCTCGGGAGTTTTATCGGCAGGCGGGGCCGCGCATCACGGAGTTTTACCTGGCGGAGATTTCTCGCGAGGCCGATCGCCTGTTTCGGGAGCTGCTCAACCGGCCCAATGTCGCCCTCGAGTGGACCGAAGATTACGAAATTCGGGTCCAAGAAGGGGGGCACTGGCGCGGCTTCCGCAGCCTCTCGGGGGGTGAGCAGATGTGCGCGGCCCTGGCGGTGCGGCTCGCCCTGATGAAGGTGCTGGCTGAGGTGGACATCGCCTTCTTTGATGAGCCCACCACCAACATGGACCGGGCGCGGCGACAGCAGCTAGCGGAGGCGATCGGCAATCTGCGCAGCTTCCAGCAGATCTTTGTGATCAGCCACGACGACACCTTCGAAAGCATTACGGAGAACATCATCCGGGTTGATCGCTCCGAGTGA
- a CDS encoding GlsB/YeaQ/YmgE family stress response membrane protein, with protein sequence MSIISWIILGLIAGAIAKAIYPGHQGGGIFATIGLGIIGAIVGGYVGNLLFGAGGSALTGALTFSGVFFAVLGAIILIFLWGLLTRRTA encoded by the coding sequence ATGTCTATTATTTCTTGGATTATTCTGGGTCTGATTGCGGGTGCGATCGCGAAAGCAATTTATCCGGGTCATCAGGGCGGCGGCATCTTTGCCACCATCGGTTTGGGAATTATAGGTGCCATTGTGGGCGGCTACGTGGGTAATCTGCTCTTCGGGGCAGGAGGTAGCGCCCTCACAGGAGCCTTGACCTTCTCCGGCGTGTTCTTTGCTGTGCTCGGCGCGATCATCCTCATCTTCCTGTGGGGTCTGTTGACTCGCCGGACTGCATAG
- the pip gene encoding prolyl aminopeptidase yields MRDLYPPLEPYRTGTLAVSSLHTLYFEESGNREGKPVVFLHGGPGGGTLPSHRQYFDPQRWRIILFDQRGCGRSTPHAELRENTTWDLVSDIETLRSHLGIDRWTVFGGSWGSTLALAYSQTHPDRCAGLILRGIFLLRPKELRWFYQDGASYLFPDAWEAYLAPIAPAERSDMLRAYYQRLTSEDPGVRQQAARAWSIWEGSTSQLIPDPALLDRFGADQFAEAFARIECHYFVNGGFFPSDNYLIEQVDRLRSIPAVIVQGRYDVVCPMVSAWELHRAWPEAEFVVVPDAGHSMSEPGIRSALIQATDRFADEL; encoded by the coding sequence ATGCGCGATCTCTACCCGCCCCTCGAGCCCTACCGGACCGGCACCCTCGCGGTCTCTAGCCTGCACACCCTGTATTTTGAAGAGTCCGGCAATCGCGAGGGGAAGCCCGTGGTCTTTCTGCACGGTGGGCCGGGGGGCGGCACGCTGCCGAGCCATCGGCAATACTTTGACCCCCAGCGCTGGCGGATCATCTTGTTTGATCAGCGGGGCTGTGGGCGCAGCACGCCCCACGCCGAGCTGCGGGAAAACACAACCTGGGACCTGGTCAGCGACATTGAAACCCTGCGATCGCACCTGGGCATCGATCGCTGGACCGTCTTTGGGGGCAGCTGGGGCAGCACCCTGGCCCTGGCCTACAGCCAGACCCACCCCGATCGCTGCGCTGGCCTGATTCTGCGCGGCATCTTCCTGCTGCGCCCCAAGGAGCTGCGCTGGTTTTACCAAGACGGAGCAAGCTATCTCTTTCCCGATGCCTGGGAAGCGTACCTGGCGCCCATTGCGCCCGCAGAGCGGAGCGACATGCTGCGAGCGTACTACCAGCGCCTGACGAGCGAAGACCCCGGGGTGCGTCAGCAGGCCGCCCGCGCCTGGTCCATCTGGGAAGGCAGCACCAGCCAGCTCATCCCCGACCCGGCCCTCCTCGATCGCTTCGGCGCCGACCAGTTTGCGGAGGCTTTCGCTCGCATCGAGTGTCATTACTTTGTGAATGGGGGCTTTTTCCCGTCGGACAACTACCTGATCGAGCAGGTCGATCGCCTTCGCTCGATTCCCGCTGTGATTGTCCAGGGTCGCTACGATGTCGTCTGTCCCATGGTCTCGGCCTGGGAGCTGCACCGGGCGTGGCCAGAGGCCGAGTTCGTGGTGGTTCCTGATGCTGGCCACTCTATGAGTGAACCCGGCATCCGCAGCGCCCTGATCCAGGCGACGGACCGATTCGCGGACGAGCTTTAG
- a CDS encoding efflux RND transporter permease subunit, with protein MSWNISAWSIRKPIPTIVLFLCLTFAGLLSYPGLGIDANPNIDIPAVSVTVTQPGAGPTELEAQVTKKVEDAVAGIGNIDQLTSQVSDGVSSTVINFVLGTDSDRATNDVRNAIAQIRQSLPADVNDPVVQRLEFAGGPIMTYAVTSDRRSVEELSDLVDRTIAREILTIEGVAQVQRAGGIDREIRIDLNPERLQALGITATQVNDQIRAFNINLPGGRSDLGGSETNIRTLGSASSVETLKAYEIVLPQGGTVPLSELGQVSDGASEQRQAAFLNGQPVVAFSVLRSTGSTLVTVEHKVRQVVDRLETTLPEDVKLALIFTGADAIEESYQATIDALILGVLLTVATVWVFLRDWRPTLITAVTIPLSILPTFAVMQALGYTLNSMTLLALALAVGILVDDAIVEIENIERHIQMGKRPFKAALDASAEIGLAVIATTATIVAVFIPVAFMGGIPGQFFQPFGVVVSVSVSFSTLVARTVTNVMAVALLRPNSASAAADDQKILQTGYVRLYAGTLRWALKHRGLTLAIALVFFVGSLQLVPFIPKGLFDNGDTGLSRVSIEVPPGSTLQDTNQVLLQASEKLQAHPAVATVFGNVGQSGGSRGSSSAVNTGQMFVQLKPRGDRALSQREFEQEMRSQFRDIPGARLTFASGGASGGRTDLNIILKSENPEALITAANALESQMREVQGLVEISSSASVVKPELLIRPNPQRAADLGVSVQAIARTASLATLGDNEANLAKFDLADRQIPIRVQLDPSTRSDLDTLRTLRVPSQTGALVPLSAVADLSLGSGPASIDRFDRARQVSVGANLQGISLGEAIAQVNALPALRSLPSDVTQQPAGDAEIMQEIFSRFGLALVTGVLSIYAILVLLYNGFLHPMTIMVALPLSIGGALLGLLVTQKELGLFALIGIVLLMGIVTKNSILLVDYALMHKQTGGSQRQAVLEAGISRLRPILMTALATIAGMLPIALEIGAGSQTRSPLAIAVIGGFTTSTLLTLVVVPVIFTYVDNFQSWLSRRLQRRSQRQIKLLALSKRRSA; from the coding sequence ATGTCCTGGAATATTTCCGCCTGGTCCATTCGCAAGCCGATTCCGACCATCGTTCTGTTTTTGTGCCTCACCTTTGCGGGGCTCCTGTCCTATCCCGGTCTGGGCATCGACGCCAACCCCAACATTGACATTCCGGCGGTGTCCGTCACCGTCACCCAGCCCGGTGCTGGCCCCACAGAGCTCGAGGCCCAGGTCACCAAAAAGGTCGAGGACGCCGTCGCGGGGATTGGCAATATCGATCAGCTGACCTCCCAGGTCAGCGACGGGGTCTCCAGCACGGTGATTAACTTCGTGCTGGGCACAGACAGCGATCGCGCCACCAACGACGTGCGAAACGCGATCGCCCAGATTCGCCAAAGCCTGCCCGCCGACGTCAACGACCCAGTGGTGCAGCGCCTGGAGTTTGCGGGCGGCCCGATCATGACCTACGCCGTCACCTCCGATCGGCGATCGGTCGAAGAGCTCAGCGATCTGGTGGACCGGACGATCGCCCGCGAAATCCTCACCATCGAGGGCGTCGCCCAGGTCCAGCGAGCTGGCGGCATCGATCGCGAAATCCGCATTGACCTCAACCCAGAGCGGCTCCAGGCCCTCGGCATCACGGCAACCCAGGTCAACGACCAAATTCGCGCCTTCAATATCAACCTGCCTGGGGGACGCTCTGACCTGGGCGGCAGCGAAACCAACATTCGGACTCTGGGCAGCGCCAGCAGCGTAGAGACCCTGAAAGCTTACGAAATCGTCCTGCCCCAGGGCGGCACCGTCCCCCTGAGCGAACTGGGGCAGGTCAGCGACGGGGCCAGTGAGCAGCGCCAAGCCGCCTTTCTCAATGGTCAGCCGGTGGTTGCTTTCTCGGTGCTGCGCAGCACCGGCAGCACGCTGGTCACCGTCGAGCACAAGGTGCGGCAGGTGGTCGATCGCCTAGAAACCACCCTGCCAGAGGACGTCAAGCTGGCGCTGATTTTCACCGGTGCAGACGCGATCGAGGAGTCCTACCAAGCCACCATCGATGCGCTGATCTTGGGGGTGCTGCTGACGGTGGCGACGGTGTGGGTTTTCCTGCGGGACTGGCGGCCCACGCTGATCACGGCGGTGACCATTCCTCTGTCGATTTTGCCGACCTTCGCCGTCATGCAGGCCCTGGGCTACACCCTCAACAGCATGACCCTCCTAGCGCTGGCCCTGGCGGTGGGGATTTTGGTGGATGACGCCATCGTCGAGATCGAGAATATCGAGCGCCACATCCAGATGGGCAAGCGGCCTTTCAAGGCGGCCCTAGACGCGTCGGCCGAAATCGGTCTGGCAGTGATCGCGACGACGGCCACGATCGTGGCGGTGTTTATCCCGGTGGCCTTCATGGGCGGGATTCCAGGCCAGTTTTTCCAGCCCTTTGGGGTGGTGGTGTCGGTGTCGGTCAGCTTTTCGACCCTGGTGGCCCGCACCGTGACCAATGTGATGGCTGTCGCGCTGCTGCGGCCCAATTCGGCTTCGGCGGCGGCAGATGACCAGAAGATTTTGCAGACCGGGTATGTCCGGCTGTACGCGGGGACGCTGCGCTGGGCGCTGAAGCATCGCGGGCTGACCCTGGCGATCGCCCTGGTATTCTTCGTTGGCAGCTTGCAGCTGGTGCCCTTCATTCCCAAGGGGCTGTTTGACAACGGCGATACGGGCCTTTCGCGGGTGTCCATCGAGGTGCCGCCAGGTTCGACGCTGCAAGATACCAATCAGGTTCTCCTCCAGGCCAGCGAAAAGCTCCAAGCCCATCCGGCGGTGGCGACAGTTTTTGGCAATGTGGGGCAGTCGGGCGGCTCCCGGGGGAGTTCCTCAGCGGTGAACACGGGCCAGATGTTCGTGCAGCTCAAGCCCCGGGGCGATCGCGCGCTGTCTCAGCGGGAGTTTGAGCAGGAAATGCGATCGCAGTTTCGCGACATTCCCGGAGCGCGGCTGACCTTTGCCAGCGGCGGCGCGTCGGGCGGCCGCACCGATCTCAATATCATTCTCAAGAGCGAAAATCCCGAGGCTCTAATCACGGCGGCCAATGCCCTCGAGAGCCAAATGCGGGAGGTCCAGGGCCTGGTGGAAATCAGCTCCAGCGCCAGCGTGGTCAAGCCCGAGCTGCTGATCCGGCCCAATCCCCAGCGGGCAGCAGATTTGGGGGTGTCGGTGCAGGCGATCGCCCGCACGGCGTCTCTGGCCACCCTGGGCGACAATGAGGCCAACCTGGCCAAGTTTGACCTGGCCGATCGCCAGATTCCCATCCGGGTGCAGCTCGATCCGAGCACCCGCAGCGACCTGGACACCCTGCGCACTCTGCGGGTGCCCAGCCAGACTGGCGCTTTGGTTCCGCTGTCGGCGGTGGCAGATTTGAGCTTGGGCAGCGGTCCGGCCAGCATCGATCGCTTCGATCGCGCTCGCCAGGTCTCGGTGGGCGCAAACCTCCAGGGCATCTCCCTCGGGGAGGCGATCGCCCAGGTGAACGCCCTGCCAGCCCTGCGATCGCTGCCCTCCGACGTCACCCAGCAGCCCGCTGGCGACGCCGAAATCATGCAGGAAATTTTTAGCCGGTTCGGGCTGGCTCTGGTGACCGGCGTGCTGTCGATCTACGCCATTCTCGTGCTGCTCTACAACGGCTTCTTGCACCCGATGACCATCATGGTGGCCCTGCCCTTGTCCATCGGCGGCGCGCTCCTGGGCCTCCTGGTCACCCAAAAAGAACTAGGCCTGTTTGCCCTGATCGGCATCGTGCTGCTGATGGGCATCGTGACCAAAAACTCCATTTTGCTGGTGGACTACGCCCTGATGCACAAGCAAACCGGCGGCAGTCAGCGGCAGGCCGTCCTCGAAGCCGGGATTTCTCGCCTGCGGCCGATCTTGATGACAGCACTGGCCACCATTGCCGGAATGCTGCCCATTGCTCTAGAAATTGGCGCGGGCTCCCAAACCCGCAGTCCCCTGGCGATCGCCGTGATTGGCGGCTTCACCACTTCCACGCTGCTGACCCTGGTTGTCGTGCCGGTGATCTTCACCTACGTGGACAATTTCCAAAGCTGGCTCAGCCGACGCCTCCAGCGGCGATCGCAGCGCCAAATCAAGCTCCTCGCCCTCTCAAAGCGGCGTTCAGCCTAG